Part of the Woronichinia naegeliana WA131 genome, CGCCATTTCTAAATTATCAGCTTTATCGCCTCTGATTCTGTATGAGTAAGCAAGAGCGATATTATTTTGTGTTTCTGCCCAATCAACAGGAAATGAGTCAAAAGTCCTCACACGAAGGGCTTGATGGTAACAAGCGATCGCAATTTCTAAATTATCAGCTTTATCGCCTCTGATTCTATTACTGTAAGCAGTAGCGAGATTATTCTGTATAGTTGCCCATTGTTCAGGAAAGGCTTCACGGGTATAAACTTCTAATGACAGGTTATAAGCTGCGATGGCTAACTCTAGATTATCTGCCCTTTCACCTCTGATGCGATTCCTATAAGCAGCACCCAGATTATTTTGTGTCCTCGCCCAATCTTGAGGAAAGGCTTCACGGGTATAAACTTCTAATGACAGGTTATAAACTGCGATGGCTAACTCTAGATTATCTGCCCTTTCCCCTCTGATGCGATCACTATAAGCTAACCCCAGATTATTTTGTGTCCTTGCCCATTCATAAGGAAATGCTTCACAAGTATAAACTTCTAATGACAGGTTATAAGCTGCGATGGCTAACTCTAGATTATCTGCCCTTTCCCCTCTGATGCGATATAGATAAGCATTCCCCAGATTATTTTGTAATATTGCCCAATATTCAGAAAAAGCTTCACGGGTATATACTTCTAAAAGGGTTTGATAGCCTGTAATAGCAATTTCCACATTATTAGCCCGACTTCCCAAAGGAAAATTTGTAATATCAATACATAAATTTTGAATCACCCCGGCAATAACTGCCACCTGTTCTGTCTTTCCTTCAGAAAAAAAATTTCTAGCCCATTGTTGCAACAGTTGAGCAAAAGTATTATCTAACAGATGTTGACCCCGTTGCAGGATAGGATAAACTACTTTAGGGTCACTATTACTCTCATATTCAGCCTCTAAAATTTCTTGAAGAAAAGGTAAATAATTTCTAGTAATATCTGGCAATTCTTGAGAATTTACAGAAGATTTATCTGGATTTTTTACTTGATTTTCTTTATTTAGGTAAGATAAGATAATATTATCAGATCGAAGTAAATTAACATATTTATCAACAGGAAATTTAAAAACTCCAGAACGCCAATCGAAAAAATCAGGGGCACGACGAACTAAATATTTTAAAATATACTCTCTTACCAGAAAAACTAAACAGAGATTAAAATCATCTCTAAATCTTTCTCTTTGCCAATTAAGATGACTTAGCAATGGAGGAAAATTAGCTACTTGATAAGATCTTTCCTTTTCCTTAATAATAGCTTTGATATAGGGTTCTAAAGGTTTCTCAAGTCCTGTAATTAATAAAATATCAATAGGTTTTTCTTGGGTTTTTGATTGAATTAGATCATAGAGGTTATAAGTTGATTGATTAATCTCTATAATATCAATACTTTTATCTGATATATCTTGCTTGATTTTTTCAATAATCCAAGATTGTTGAACAGGAGTACATTGAACAAATAAAATACCAAACCCTTCTCTCCAACTTAAATCTAGCTTGAGAGTTAAATAGGTTTCCCGTTCATCTTCTCTGAGTGTTTTATCAAATTGAGTCAGCAGTCTAGTCATGGTCTAATAAATTTTATAGCTTCTTGAAACTCAGAAGTTCCCTCTAGTAAGGGATGCACATCATACCAGCGTACCGGATTACCTTGTTGATTAAAATCTCGGTATTCCAATACACAACGACGGAACAATAAATCACGGTATTCTTCCTCATTAGGAAGATTTTTAGATAGATAAACTTGAGCCAATTTTTCCCATTCCTCTGAATCGACTGAACTGCGATAAGTTGCATCCGTAGCTTCATTAATAGCGCGATTAACCGCCTTTTCTGTAATGGGTAAACCACCCGATTGACGGATTGCAGTTTGCATTAATAGCATCATTTCACGAACATGGCCACCCGTCATTTTACAGAGGTTAATGCGGGTTGCTTCTTTTTCAAAAATTTGGGCATCTATGTTGATTGTTGGATCAATTAAATGCACCCTTTTTTCAATAATTTCTTTCATTTTATTTAAGCCATTTATATATAACTGATTATGACGATCTTTTACCATAATCATCGGTAATATTTGAGGTGTAGCATAAATATTGCGTAATTGTGTAGCCTGACTAGAATAAGCCAAGGCAATAGGAACAGTATAAACAACGTGACAATTTAAAGAGGTTAACTGACTACTATAATTAATAAAAATCTCATCATGGCTAGTTCTTCCATTACCTTTATCTATAGGAATAATTCTATCTAAATTATCAGCAATAACCACTAATTTAGACTTTTCACTTGGTAATTTCTTTTGAGCGACTTCAATAAATTCATTTAAAGCGTCAATTAAAGAAATACTGTATAACTCAACTTGTTTTCTAATAGTTTCGCGGGTGCTTGGAATGCGCCGTAAACTCGCCGTTAATTTGGCAAAAACATTGATTTGAGATTCGATGGAGAGTTGACTAAATTCAACTTCAGATAAAGCTAAATCTTTTAATTCTTCCCACCGAGACTGTAACCATTTTAAGACAGAATTGGGAACAGCATAGTCTTTAAGTTTTTCTAAAATATTACGGGTACAAGCTAAGAGAACATCGGTATATTGAGCATCCAATTCATCAATATCTCCGTCAGTTGCGGGAAAATAGACGACAAAACAACCATTTTTGTTTAAATAGTCTTCAAGACGCAATAATTCCGTTGATTTTCCTACACCCCGATGACCTGTATAAAGTTGACAAGTAGGCTCATCTGATAGCAAAATTGTATTACCAATTTCTTGAAAAAT contains:
- a CDS encoding ATP-binding protein; amino-acid sequence: MNLIPRIYNSFHPFKPLPAGDRAYVNCSEVRGDENIFQEIGNTILLSDEPTCQLYTGHRGVGKSTELLRLEDYLNKNGCFVVYFPATDGDIDELDAQYTDVLLACTRNILEKLKDYAVPNSVLKWLQSRWEELKDLALSEVEFSQLSIESQINVFAKLTASLRRIPSTRETIRKQVELYSISLIDALNEFIEVAQKKLPSEKSKLVVIADNLDRIIPIDKGNGRTSHDEIFINYSSQLTSLNCHVVYTVPIALAYSSQATQLRNIYATPQILPMIMVKDRHNQLYINGLNKMKEIIEKRVHLIDPTINIDAQIFEKEATRINLCKMTGGHVREMMLLMQTAIRQSGGLPITEKAVNRAINEATDATYRSSVDSEEWEKLAQVYLSKNLPNEEEYRDLLFRRCVLEYRDFNQQGNPVRWYDVHPLLEGTSEFQEAIKFIRP